One window of Staphylococcus chromogenes genomic DNA carries:
- a CDS encoding replication-associated recombination protein A, which yields MNTEPLASRMRPQTIDDVIGQSHLVGEKGIIRRMVNAKRLSSMIFYGPPGIGKTSIAQAIAGSTAFKFRQLNAVTNTKKDMHMIVDEAKMSGQVILLLDEIHRLDKAKQDFLLPHLENGKIVLIGATTSNPYHAINPAIRSRAQIFELFPLETEDIKKALRNALNDEENGLKSYTATITDEAFEYFATQSQGDVRSALNALELAVLSASETPPHITIQDAEDCLQRGAFLSDKDGDMHYDVMSAFQKSIRGSDVDAALHYLARLIQAGDLPTIARRLLVISYEDISLASPAAGQRTLAAIESAERLGFPEARIPLSQAVIELCLSPKSNTAIQSIDAALSDIRKGNAGQIPDHLKDGHYSGAKELGRATGYKYPHNYENGYVAQQYLPDKLKNKRYYQPKLTSKAEQQFKAVYDNLKNT from the coding sequence ATGAATACTGAACCACTCGCATCCCGTATGAGACCGCAAACCATTGATGATGTGATAGGGCAATCACACCTCGTTGGTGAAAAAGGAATTATTAGGAGAATGGTCAATGCCAAACGATTATCCTCAATGATTTTTTATGGTCCCCCTGGCATAGGAAAGACGAGTATTGCACAAGCGATTGCAGGGAGCACCGCTTTTAAATTCAGACAATTAAATGCTGTCACGAATACTAAAAAGGACATGCATATGATTGTTGACGAGGCAAAAATGTCAGGTCAAGTGATCTTATTATTAGATGAAATTCATCGATTAGATAAAGCTAAACAAGATTTCTTGTTGCCTCACTTAGAAAACGGTAAAATCGTACTCATTGGTGCGACAACTTCAAACCCTTATCATGCGATTAACCCTGCCATCCGTTCACGTGCACAAATTTTTGAATTATTTCCCTTAGAAACTGAGGATATAAAAAAAGCTTTACGGAATGCTTTAAATGATGAGGAAAATGGCTTAAAATCGTATACTGCTACAATTACAGACGAAGCTTTTGAATATTTTGCAACCCAAAGTCAAGGAGATGTTCGTAGCGCTTTAAATGCATTAGAACTTGCGGTTTTAAGCGCATCCGAAACGCCTCCTCATATCACAATTCAAGATGCAGAGGATTGTTTACAACGTGGTGCATTTTTAAGCGATAAAGATGGCGATATGCATTACGACGTGATGAGTGCTTTCCAAAAATCAATACGAGGCAGTGATGTTGACGCAGCTTTACACTATTTAGCGCGCTTGATTCAAGCAGGTGATTTGCCAACAATTGCAAGACGTTTGTTAGTGATTAGTTATGAAGATATCAGCTTAGCTTCACCAGCTGCAGGACAACGTACACTCGCTGCGATAGAGTCAGCAGAACGGTTAGGCTTTCCAGAAGCAAGAATTCCATTAAGTCAAGCCGTTATCGAACTCTGTCTCTCCCCGAAATCTAACACAGCAATTCAATCTATCGATGCTGCGTTATCAGACATTCGCAAAGGTAACGCAGGACAAATTCCCGATCACCTCAAAGATGGTCATTATAGTGGCGCAAAAGAATTGGGACGTGCTACAGGATACAAGTATCCCCATAATTATGAAAATGGATATGTGGCGCAACAATACTTGCCAGACAAACTAAAAAATAAACGCTATTATCAACCTAAATTGACATCAAAAGCTGAACAACAATTTAAAGCAGTATATGATAATCTAAAGAACACATAA
- the cymR gene encoding cysteine metabolism transcriptional regulator CymR has translation MKISTKGRYGLTLMIALAKRHGTGCVSLKTIAEENNLSDLYLEQLVGPLRNAGLIRSVRGAKGGYELKMPADEITAGDIIRLLEGPLTIVERIESESPAQQQLWLRMRDAVKDVLDQTTLQSLADYQENDKLEGYMFYI, from the coding sequence ATGAAAATTTCAACTAAAGGTAGATACGGCCTAACTTTGATGATTGCTTTGGCAAAGCGTCATGGGACAGGATGCGTGTCACTGAAAACAATCGCAGAAGAAAATAATTTAAGCGATTTATATTTAGAACAACTTGTTGGTCCTTTAAGAAATGCTGGTCTCATTCGTAGTGTCCGAGGTGCTAAAGGAGGATATGAATTAAAAATGCCAGCAGATGAAATTACTGCCGGTGATATCATTCGTCTTTTAGAAGGACCATTAACGATTGTTGAACGCATTGAATCAGAATCACCCGCGCAACAACAATTATGGTTGAGAATGCGAGATGCAGTTAAAGATGTTCTAGATCAAACGACTTTACAATCTTTAGCAGATTATCAAGAAAATGATAAACTTGAAGGGTATATGTTTTACATTTAA
- a CDS encoding aldo/keto reductase, which produces MEKVILNDGFQIDQLGFGTYKLNGVKGSQAIQSALQVGYRVLDTAYNYENEGAVGKAIEKSQIPREDITIISKLPGRYQAYDDVFQTIQESIYRLGVDYIDVYLIHWPNPKQGTYVEAWKAMIAAQKAGLIRTIGVCNFLPEYIHKLKEETGVLPAINQIELHPYFNQEEMIQFHKENQILTQAWSPIGRDNGILEDDVLKQLAQKYQKSVAQLVLKWHIQRGVMPIPKATKYVRQHENIDIFDFQLSEEDISKINQLSRKDGRRKGQDPAVYEEF; this is translated from the coding sequence ATGGAAAAAGTGATATTAAATGACGGATTTCAAATTGATCAACTTGGGTTTGGCACATACAAATTAAATGGCGTTAAAGGGAGCCAAGCGATTCAATCTGCCTTACAAGTAGGCTATCGCGTTCTAGATACAGCTTATAATTATGAAAATGAAGGGGCAGTTGGCAAAGCTATCGAAAAGAGTCAAATTCCCCGTGAAGACATAACTATTATCTCTAAACTACCAGGGCGTTACCAAGCCTACGATGATGTATTTCAAACCATTCAAGAAAGTATCTACCGTTTAGGGGTAGATTACATTGATGTTTATCTCATTCATTGGCCTAATCCGAAACAAGGGACTTACGTAGAAGCCTGGAAGGCAATGATTGCCGCACAAAAAGCCGGTCTCATTCGAACGATAGGTGTTTGTAATTTTTTACCTGAATACATTCACAAATTAAAGGAAGAAACAGGTGTGCTTCCAGCAATCAATCAAATAGAGCTCCATCCTTACTTTAATCAGGAAGAAATGATTCAATTCCATAAAGAGAACCAAATTTTAACGCAAGCTTGGAGTCCGATTGGGAGAGACAATGGCATTTTAGAAGATGATGTATTAAAACAGCTTGCCCAAAAATATCAAAAGTCCGTAGCGCAACTTGTTTTAAAATGGCATATTCAACGCGGCGTGATGCCTATACCGAAAGCGACAAAATATGTAAGACAGCATGAAAATATCGACATATTTGATTTTCAACTTTCAGAAGAGGACATTTCAAAAATTAATCAACTTTCAAGAAAAGATGGTCGTCGTAAGGGACAAGATCCTGCGGTTTACGAAGAATTTTAA